The genomic DNA TCTAACGATACATATGCTTTACTGAGTCCTGTTTCACAAGCATAGCCTTTCAGCCTTTATCTGTCAATAGTACAAATATCAGATCTTGTTGagcatgcaaaataaatatggcTGAGGCTATGAAGATTTTCAGTATTCTctttacctttttttaaatcactgatATGAGGTAAGCCcatgtggaaaatggcaatgtACAGTGCAACATAAGtagatgtgaatgtgaatgcagCAAGTGTAGATTTCTGTAGATGTTTTAACACCCTAGAATTTATTCAGCTGTTACACGCTGACTTTAATAAATATTCTGGTGCTTATATTTGTTATAGAAGTGAAATCGGCCTGTAATGTGTCGACAATAAGAGACTGAACTACCTGCTCTTCAAGGGTACTCAGGGTATGAAATGTTAAATGGCTCAATATTTAGTTAATGTGTAATGGTCTTTATGAATTATATACTCATTTCTTATTACTCCAGTCATAAAAAAATTTCCGATCGACATTCATGATTCTTGCGctcttttcatatttttgttattttgcttccCTAAAATAATATAGGAAATAATATACAAAACTTGTTCTAAAGTGGCGTTTCCTGACATGGGAAACCTCAGTGGGAGGTAATGTAACCCTGCTATTGTATGCTACTTACAGCTTGCCCCAGGAAGAGCAGCAGACACAAGGGCACACATTGCTACAACATGTAAAAACACATAGAAAACCATTTTGAATGTTACCAGTGAATATGATGAGGACCAGTTGTCTCTGTGGACTGGTTGGGTTTCTATAATGTGTTGGATAACAGTGTGCAatgcttctccctctcctcccccctctcccccaaagCTGTTTATCACAGTAAAGTGCTCCCCTCTTCCAGCTCGCCGCTTCCCCTCAGCACTGCCGGTGAACTGCCGTTAAAGAATGGGTGGGGGATTGCAGTCACGTACGTCCTCCCCTTCTCCTGCCTGCAGGGGAACGCAGCAGAAAGCCACACAGACATGTAACCCCTGCATTCACCAATTCAGTGAAAGGTTGACATTGCAAGTTCTGAGCAGGGTAGAAAACCCAGACTGCTGTAAGTCAGTGGAAGTGAATGcatctttaaaataatttttgaagCACAGGAAACATGAATTCAGCTCTTACCAAGTTCATATGAGACTACTAGAGATAAAATGTACTGCCATCAGAGCTAATTGACAGATTAGTTTACAGCCCAAAAACAATGCAATTTTCAACCAGGCAATGACTGCCGCAGATGTTCACGTGAAGGGAGGGGCAGAGACTGGCGTCACAGACCCGTCTGGATCAGGAGTGTTCTTCCGCACTGCCGCTGAAGGAGCGGCTCCGTATGTGGTTCCGCAGCTGCTCGATCAGCTCTGGATTCTGCTGCTGGATCTGCTGGGCAAACTGCTGACCACTGCCGGGGACAGTTAGCATCTGTTAGTTACGACAAGCAACAGCACTGACCACTGCAGGGGACAGTTAGCATCTGTTAGTTACAACAAGAAACAGCACTGACCACTGCAGGGGACAGTTAGCATCTGTTAGTTACGACAAGCAACAGCACTGACCACTGCAGGGCACAAGTTAGCATCTGTTAGTTACGACAAGCAACAGCACTGACCACTGCAGGGCACAAGTTAGCATCTGTTAGTTACGACAAGCAACAGCACTGACCACTGCAGGGGACAGTTAGCATCTGTTAGTTATAAcatctgaaaaaaattaaatgttttaaattctaaaatatgttaaatatgaatataaaatatcgGTGgacttttgtgtgttttgacaaaatgtctgacaaaacacttattttcaaaagcaaaaattatttttccaaaagtgAATAAAGAAACAAGAATGAATTTATTGGATGTGATTTAATGGGATCACAGTATCAAGGGCTGGAAAAAAAAGGGCGTTGTGCAAATGGAGTCGAGGAGATAACGGGAGCTTCTCACGCTTCGATAAGGCTGGAAATGTCAGATAATCCGCCCACTCCAGCTGCTGGCCCTCCAACCGCATTAGACATCATCCCCGACATTCTGCCAACGGAGAGAACAGTCACTGCACAGCAGCTCTTCAGCCCACACACCATGCCAATGACCATACTACAAACCATATCCAAACCATCTCGCTAGGAAAGCTGGGACAAAAACAAATTGCAGGGGGAGCTCTGGGAATGGTGTACTCACAGTTGCTGGACCTGTTGGTTCTGCATCACACTGGCAGCCTGAAGACATAAAGAATGTCGGTTAtacttccattttcattttgataaCAATGTTCCACAGTGCTTTGGTAGAATTGCCGTGCCAAGTAAGTCaatgtttctgaccaaactggTAACTGAATGCTTTGTATATTCACAACAATTAAAAACCTTACCCTTGGCTTAAAATATAAACCCTTTAAACTGCATAGTTACATTGACACATTGATCATTGCTATTAATGAGGAATGAGGATTGCAGGTCTGCACTGTGCAATCTATTCAGCACTAACAGGAGGCTTGGTCTGTGAGATCTCTCAGAGAGCAAAACCCACAGAGCCGCTCTGGCTCCTGAGCAATGCCGCATACTCAATTCCAGACCAGCCCTGCCAGTCAAAATGTCAGTTTAGGAGGCTCTCCCGGGTGAAGCAATAAAACACCCACAGGGGTCCTGAGGCCAGGACTGAATGGTTGGTACAGCTCAGTTGGTACGGTTTGCGCAGGTTTGTATGGGTTCTCACCATGCTGATGAAGGCAGGGTTATTGATGAGGCTGGCCATGTCGAAGCCCAGTCCTGTAGCTGTCTGTAGAAAGACACATCCCGGGCAACACAGTTTGCATGTCTACCGGCAccttccattcattttcaaccaGTAAAATAGCAGGGGTTGGTTGCACCAGCTGGGTGTCAAAAAGGCAGTCATAAGTGATATGCCAGATGTCCATATGTCCAGGTGTACACCCAGCTGGGGCAACTTAATATAACTGAACTTCTGCCCAAACACTCAAGTTCCTTTTAATCTCAAGGCCGTTGAAAATGATCTCCCTGTGGTGGAGGACCCCACCTCAGAGATATGGTAAACATTTGACACCTTGACATCATACCCACAACACAAAGTAATATAGTGAGAACAGTAGTGCACACACAAATTCTTGAAATCATGTATAAATTGCAGTTATTTAATGTAAGctataaaatacaatataaacatGTCAATTAAGAAGCATGAAAAACTTTTCTTAAAAGGGAAAATACCATCTGGATGGCCTACCACACGAGCCTAACATTATGACAGCAATATTTTTCACAAATGATTTTGTGAGGCTATTTGAGGTTACACTTCTTTAAGAGGCTGTGTGGAGAAACATTGGATGCAGAATTAGCATGGATACAGCGAGACAGGAAATCTGAGCTCTGAAGGAGACTTGTGTTACTTTCACGTCATATAATACACACCACAGAGCATGCATAGACCCTTGACTGTCTAAAACCTCTTTCCGAATGGGATTAAGTAGTCAGTATATGTGGTGGTACTTCACATTGATGGAATTCTGAAAGCCCCCCCACAGTCCCAGGAGACTTACAGTATGTTAACTTCTTGTCTAATAAAACTGCTGCAGGTACTGCTCCGCAGGACTATATTTTATTGCCTGATCCACTCATCTTCCCGGGCTGGGACATTTAGTTGAGAGTATTATCAACCATTTGTGAAGAACCCAATGTTGTGCCGGGACTGCTGTTTCCATCTCCCAAACCGACACCCTACTCACAGGGCTAGACGCCTCCTTCTGCTTCTGCTCAGCTATCTTCAGGTTGGACTTGTAGGTGTCATTCTCTGGGTCCAGCACCAGTGCCTTCTTGAAGTAAGTGATAGCCTCTGGGTACTTATTCATGGCAGTTAAGGCCAGCCTAGAACACAAagggcatgatgggaagggTAGTTTTCTGGCTGAACACAATACATCTTGGCAATAGCATGCTGTTTAGTTTTTTCTGTCGGATACAAATGCATGAGTCTCTTAATTTTAGATCACATAACTGTCGTGCTACAGTAAAGCCAGAGGACTATTTGTCATTGTAACTAGACTGCTGGTGGCTGGGAGGAAGTCCTGATGACAGAACCGCTGGTGGGCAGACGCTCGCAAACACAGGGGCTCAACATAGCACAGAGGATGACTGATGGCTGTGCGTCTGAAATGCCACAACTACTCGGAGTTCAGAGACTGTGTGGAATTTCACTGTTGCTTCTCGTGAGGCACATATGAAATTTAGGATTTATGTTAACTATGACAGCGCTCACTCAACCTTCTCCCTGGGAAACCCAATTTCAGGGTCCCATCAGTCAACACTCTTGGCCGGTCTGGCTCCTTACAATCATAAAGAAAGCAAATATAAAAGGCGGTGCTAATCCTGGATTCTGTTTGGCAGCCAAAATCAAAGTACAGACTTGGAAGAACTATTTCCCCTCATACGAGGCTATTTTAGCTGTGAGCCTGGTGCAAATCCATAGCCTTAAAACAAGAGAGTGAATGCAGACTCCATTTGCTGTTACAATTTTGATGGGTTCATCCATGTTTACAAGAAATAAACTTCAACTAAATGTTgcacatgctaatgctaatgataTGACAAAGGCAGGAGATTGGTATCTCTCTTTTGGCCTCAAAAGCTTTTCTCTGAGTACTCTGGACCTAGGCTGTGCATGTGTTCCGCTCCTACAGATATAGTATGATAGTATCTGCTCCTGAGGCCTCCTTTGCAGTGGTTAAAACAAGAGTTTCTGTCCAACTGAATTCTGCCTTCATAAACCGCCTGACTGCCCGATGTTTTCACGGCCGCACGAAACCCCCAACTAACAAACAATACAAGCActgtgtgagcatgtctgtTCCTTCACAGCAGAGAAGGAACACTGCTGTCCTCATGATGAGAATGTTAGATGATCAGGAAACTTGACTAATCGTTCTTACTGCTTTAGAAAACCACGTGGAGCTAAATTACTCATCAACTGGGAAATACAGTTCCGTTTCAAACCTCCCATGTCTGAAAGAAAGTGCAGGTTGGGGAAATGCACCACGGTGAGTCACAGTCAGTCTACATGAGGGTGTCATGAATATATGTGATCATTTATGTGACCATCCCCACAGCCACATCTTGTGAATCGTCACAAACCCAACTGATGGCTGAGTTCAAACATAGAAGCAGTAATCCACACAGCTTAGTGGGCATGAAGCCCCAGGCTCCCAGCAGGCTTAACTCACCCCATTCTCCCATAGGCCTTGCTGTAGGTGGGGTCGATCCCGATGGCCCGCTCGCAGTCGCCAGTCGCTTCAGTGTAGTTCCCCAGTTTACTGTGAGCTGCAGCCCTTTGGGGCAGAGCAAAGGCATGTGTTCATTCAGAAACTAAAACTAAATCAAGAACTCACATTTCAAGCGTTAAGTGTCACTATCCAGACAGTACAGTGGCATGTCACAGAGGCCACGTTGATGCGATCTAAACCTTAGATCAAATGTGATCTAAACCTTACTCGATACCACTGGATGCAAcataatattttgaaaaacagcATTAAAACGTAGTATAAATTGCCTATTCCTCCATTTTCTCATACCTGTTACAGTAGTAGACCGCATTTCTCCGGTCCAGATCAATGGCTTTTGTGTAGCACTCCACTGCAGAGCTGTAATTCTCCTCCTTCATGTGGTTGTTCCCTAGAAATGCAGTTCAGGCTCTTTCATGAAAAGTATCTCACATACCGATGTCAATCGTTCATGCTCGATGCTGATGTGACCTTCACTGGAATTGCATGCGTGAATGAAAAATGGCAGATGGCACCTTCGTTTTTcagctgctctgctctctctgtgtcctctgCAGATGGGGATATCTCCGGTATCGACAGGTTGTCATTCTGTGGAAGCAGAGTAAAAGGCCAGTCGAGAAGGATTCACTCGCAGTAGGTTATTACCCACACATTTCTGATCTAAATTTCAGGGCTTGAAACTGTATGTGTGGAAAGGAATTCACAGTATACTGCATCTGAGATTTGCTATATATATGATAAAAGATACACcaaaaaaatgcagaaatttgcatttaattcaatttaCATATGTGAATGAATTCTTATGGGGTGCTCAGAAGGAATTAACACATCCCTGATAACAATCTGTGTGTTACCATAATGTATCAGATGGATATTATCATATCATTATTAATTTTATGATGTacattcacatactgtatattcatgaaTGTCAATAGTAGTTCTGCACATGGCTGGTAGCTACTATTCCCACCTTTAAGATGGAGTTGAGGAAGATCTCGGTCAGGGGCTGTGGCACGGCCAGGTGGCTATCGCTGGAGTTGATCTTGAAGGTCGTCTCCAAGCACTGTATCGCAACTGAGCAACGTAAGACCAGACAGTGGACCACACGCTTGAGGCCCCCTTTTCCAAAAAGCCATTCACAACCACCAGAAACCCACAACAAGTCTGGCAAGTTGGGTGTCCAGCCCTAGGTACGCTACAGATTGATGCTTCGATGTGTCCGGCCCTTTCCAGTGCTGACTCTGCCAGATACTGTATGACAACGCAAAATTGGcatcagggagggagggattaaTTTGGCAGAGTTTCCTCTGACTTATTACAAACCAGAAATTCCTCCTGTTGACTGGGCACCTATAGACTGCCTGTGTCGACCAGGCAAGATTTGCAGTACTCTGCCACAGTGGCTGTGTAACTCAGCTGCAAGGGCTGCGCAGACAGCACAGGGAAACGTGGCGGCTAGCTGCCCAAGAAGAAGATTCCTGCATGTATTGAACAACCTAAATAGGAACCTATACGTAGATGTGCCTCAGTCTTTGATCAGTTAAAATTATTTATAGTTTTACATAATTGTTGCAATATACCATAAAATGAACATGGGAGTtttattctttgtggcatgcatTGCTGTTTTGGACATCATGTGGTTTTAGAGAGTGAATAATTcctataaaaatgaaaagcaccaaattaagaaaaatgttgtttgtttggAAATCTGTGAAGACTCATGCCCTTTTTTCTTAGAGGAAGCAGAATTGTGATACTAGCCTACCTTCAAGGCTTTCCTGCTCATCTGAATTCAGGGCACCACAGTGTGTTTGATCTCGTAGGAACTGCACAATGGAAAATGCCAGACGCTTCTCCACAGCCATGTTCTCTGCCTTCACCCAGACTCCTGCTCACCAATCTGAAGCACATGAACATTCATGAACCCGGACATATCTTTTTAAAGCATTCACTAGCTCATACAGCCATTCGCCACAATGGGGGATGACACAAAAGGTTCTTGGTAAACGGCAGTTTAAGCATGGCTTTAACAGTCTGCTCTTGCCATAAAGTATTCTTATATTCTTTTGATTTAATCCATTCAAACTACAGGTAAATAATCTTGATTCACCAGTGACTGTTAAAATAGGGCCCAGAATTTGGGGGTCAAGTATCAGGGAGACAAGTAATGGCTGTGAAGGATATTTCTGAaatgcacagtactgtgcagaagtcttaggccccctagactttattatatatatatatatatttttttgtgtgtgtgtgttagtataaaagaacacatttgagatttccaaatattcatatttatttgattcaactattctgccaaattactaaaatgtaatgaacaatgtatagtatgtttatttaggacctttcatttaattactttttaaataatcttATCTATACAggcaggtgcctaagacttttgcacagtactgtatatgactgACAGGCCTAGCTCTGGGGATGTTTGTTGGGAGGGCAGGGTAACTCAATGCTGCACTGACATGCTCAAATCACTTTTAGTTGTCATGGATACAATGTTCCATGAATCAGAATAGGTTCCATGGATCAGAATAGGTTGAAAACTGCTGGGTTGCAGAATTCAAATAACAGTACAGTTGTTGAGGGTGCAGAGACTTTAGGGGGACTGTAGCCCATCAGTTAACGAGGGCTGATTCTTGGCAGACATATCATACATAGGATACCAGTGGAATGTCATATTTTTTGCAAACACTTTACTCTGTCATAACTTAGACGTTAAGTGGAAAGTCACTTACCTGGAATTTGACGCTACAGATAGctgagaacaaaaaaataaattgttgatgttattaaaataaagcacaGAGGTTAAATCCAACCATGAAATTTAATCTCAGAGCTAGGATTTAGGGCGTTTTCTGAAGACAAATTGATGCATGCAATCAgtggatactttttttttgttcttctaatgctgacaaacatttttaaaatgccaatctgagtgactttaaatttatcttatcaaaaaaaaaaaacacttcccacaatatatacatatatatagtcTGACGAGGATCTGAATAGGCATTTGGCATTTCCAAGCAACCCTTGATGGTAGCATGGCAcagatctgggattttcacaactCAGTGGGTGGTCTCCTCCAATAGTGTAAAGAGAAAACTTGCTTGGAATCTGGCCCCTAGTCACGCAACAAATAACAAAGGTCACGGGGTTAGATGTCtggtggggtgaggtggggaGGGACGTGATGTCTGAAAACCTTTGAACCACCTGCCACTGGAAACATTATGATATTTACATCTGGTACAatcaatttaattaatattttagtgAAGCTGACTCATGATAATAGCATTTGTATTGATAATGCATAATTCTGTACGTATGTaggcacatgcatgcatgcacacacgcacacacacacacacacacacacagaaacacagttaTTTTCCCAATCAATCAATAATTCTTTATCTACCTATCTACAGTAAAGTGTGGTGTATATGTAGGGTACAGTACATGTAGGCGAACTGTATCTATAGTTGAGAGTGTGTTTCAACAACTCAACAAATATTGACAGAAAAATACTAATTTGAGCATTAGAAGGTGCAGATTGACTATACTCTTGACAGAAAGGTTGACAAGAAATGGTTAATGCTGATTCCAAACATCTGTCCTTCGCTTATTTTTTCAGTTATACAAAGTGGAGCTGTCTCCTGGAAACTACCCCATTTCTTGGAAAaaattcaatttccaatttcagaCCAGGCGATTGTTCCGAGTTCAGAATTTTCCTGGCTACCAGCAGGGTTAGGTAAGTCCATAAGCGTCTCGATGTCACTCGGAACATTTATAGACCTGCATGCACTGCTTTTACACAGCAACATGATGGTGGATAAGTTGAATTACAACAGACAGATGCAATTGTGTTCGTGGCTTAACGCGTCATATAAGCAATCTCTTTGTACGGAAGGTTACGGATGCTTCCAAATGCcataaaaatgtgatccaagctTGATCCTACTGAAGGTGATGCATTTTTTCTATTGACAATTTTGGCGGCTGCATATAGGTGGGGTTGAAATATACGCCTGTTACTCGAATTCCGATTTCATATTTGCTTCTATAATGTATTATTCCTTGCACTGACAAAATCCTGACCGTTCACACGTGACACACATGCCTACAAGTGTAGGcgatgtgatgtaatgtcaaCAATATACCAAGGATTGCTCGTTACCGTCCAGACATTGATCGAATTGTCACACATATTAACGAATGTAATATGTTACATGTGTCATTTTTACAATACCTCGCAATCCTTGATATTGCGTattcaacaaaaacagaaatacgcACTGCTGCTGCCTCAGCTAGTTTTGCATACATGATCATAGCTAGCCAGCGAGCGAGCTATAATGGCTGATATGGTCAACATCGTTATCTAAGATAAGCAAAAAAGGCCCGATCCATCAATCTTTCATCCTCTAAACCACATTACTCATTACCTGTAACCTTTATGTGCTAAGGGATGCTATTTGGGCCCCCGCCCACCTACCTGAGCAAATCTCCAGCGGTACCCACAACACCGTCATGAAAACTTCTGTCAGATTAATCGACTCCGACGCGATTGCGCAGTTGTGGCGGAAGTGAACCCATTCAATACAAGTGGAGTTTGGACCGCTAAATAGCCAAATAGTTTTGTTTCTCGCAACGTTGCATTTTGAGTGTTTATTGGACAATGTTTTCCTTGAGCATTTCCGTATTTCGAAGGACTAGCAGGTATTCACATTTTCCTGATTGTATTTCTGGCTTTTAGCTCGTTAGCAGTAGCACAAATTCACGaactaacgttagttagctagctaaccgtGTGACTGACTGTTCGTCATATCGAAGTGGGACACTAAAATTAACTGAAGGCATGAATCATTACTTGTGGCGTATATAACCATACCATACAACCCGTGAAACCGGAGagctttccaaataaaatacacGTTGATGTGGGAGTGAATAAAATCTATTTAGTTTGCAAGACACtcacaactagctagctataccCTCGGCAGCCTAGGACAACTTTGAAAGGTTTGTGATAACTTTGCTAACTGTCCGCTTAAAACTTAGATGTAGGCTACTGTTCAGTTATTGTGTGCGCTCAGTGACAGTCCAGTGAATGTAACCACAGTTGGCAAATGAAAAGCGCGCAACGCGTGCACTGCCACTGGATCGAGTTTCTGAGCTTTGCCTATAAACTTGAGGAATTTATTGTGTTGATACAAGAAGAATGTGATGCTGTACCAGCGGGTTTTAGGATGTGATGCCACTTCGCTGCAACGTGTTGCTCAGTATTGTATTTAGTTTGTTAAACATTTCTTGTGAAAGTTGTGCATTTAAGATTTAGTCTGGTTTTAACATGCTTCTGTAGCGACAACAAGCGGCCAGTGTATCCTCGTgaggataaaaacaaaaatagcaaTGCTTTCTTGTAAAGGGTATTATTGCTGGATGCATACATTTGCAAATGTTGAGTTTAAGGTGGCCACCTGTGACTTTTTGCATCATGGAGCAAGCGCAGTATCTGCAATGTGCGTAGTTCGCCACTTGTCACCCACATTTGGATTGGTGTCTGTAAGGTGAAGTGGAGCGTATTGCTAAATCAGTCGCCCGATACTTATCACCTGGAAAAGGTAATTTACAGAATTTATGAGCTGATTCAAAATGCTAACCTCTATCATTTTCACACTGATATTACATGGTGTTACCGTGtcttcatttgtgtgtgtgttttacgtTATTGCGTATTGCGGCTACTAAAGCCTATTTAGCTTGAGTCTTCTTTTAAAATTGTGTACATATCTGTCGCATTTTAAAGCTCATACcactttgttttgtatttaatgGATACAAATCCAAGGAAGGATTGTCTAATTTGAGTTTTATTTTCGACCTTTTACGTCTCTTCCAGCATAATTGTATTTTCTCCTGTAACTTTTGCTTCCTGGGTAGTATTTAATCCTAGACTTGAAAGCTCCTTTCTTTTGATCTTTAAGCATTTAAGAAAATTGATGTATAAATATCCAACACGATTTTTGTGTTACTTTTGAGTTCAATTGTAGATTTTTATGTGTTGACACTAGACATAGACACTAGACACTGTTTTGTGAGTGTACATTTTTGTAACTGAAATGATGATGCAAATAGGACCAACCTAGGTAGGTTTTCATCTGTGATGGAGGTTAGTCTTCTTGGTACATGGGAAAACCTGTTTAAAGAACTTAAAATTGAGGCCACTTTGGTATGGCAGCCTGTTGGACTCGGAGTCAGACTACTTGCTGTATAACCGAATACTTCATCATCAAAATCTGGCTGTTCATATGATATATACCttagaaaaaagacaaaaacgaaATAACATCAGATGTGTAGgctatatatttattcatgaagAAAGGCCCAGAAACAGCTAGTGAATTTCACCCACATGAAAGGTGGTGTCTGCCTTTGTTTACAGTGTTTGGGTTGGAATATTGTTTAGTCATACAATAATTTTCGCCtaaacctgtttttcattttatcagTAAGTGTACAATAAGGATAGTGTAATGGAGCATACTGCTTTTGCTGCAATTAACTAGTCAGCTTGATAGTGAGATTACCACTGTTTGATAAATTGAATtggtatttatttcatattttgttacAATATGCAAGCCAGCAACTTTATGAAATTATCTTTCTTTAGTGAAATGCTTTCGTTTAGGAAATGAAAATACCCAACTTCAGTCATCTTGCTGTAACTAGCTGTACTAATTGTGGTGTCCTCATTGCTAAAGCTGAAGACTGTCAGTATTCTCTGTCCACCTAGGTCTATGCTGTGTCCAGCTATGGTGATAGTTTTGCCAAATATTTGAAGTGTTTAATTTGACTAGCACAGATGATGTGCTTTGATAAATGCATTTACTTCAGAATTCAAGGAACTAAATgccaatgtgtgtgtctggtgtcaTTTTTACCGAATTGATCATTTGGGAAGGGAAAATGGTATGGAAAAATAGGTTGTGATTTTCCAGAAGGTTGTACAGTGTGAACTTATTGATACTTTCTTTTGAGGTTATTGTCACAGTATCAAAAAAGCTGCCACAGTGTTGCTTGATCCCTAAATTGAAAAGAATGTTATcaaaagagaaaatgttttttttccactattGTCTAATGATTGAGGGTCATTTTGTGAAAAATCAACCCGAGTTGACCACTTCAATTTTGATCAAACTTTGTGTACATggtctttatttattcaatcaagaacatccaaaacattGGCCTTATCCAGAGATATTGTCTGACACAAAGTTTGAAATTATGGACTCTGATTTTCATAATGctgctcagaaaaaaaagtattttggttATACGACTGGGAATACCACAAGGAAACAGAAGTCAAATAGACTTCTAGGAACAGCCACTaggaaaatgaagtcaaatagatcaTTTTTTCAAGAATTATACGATACCAAccacctgcctgtctgtctgatgGAGGAAACTCATTCTGACACTGGCCTTGTGTGTGATCACTGTGAGGGGGGTGTCCTCAGAGTGACAGTGCCTTATGCCTGTCAGCTACTGGATCATCAGGATAGAAGCTTGGGCATTCCTGGTTAAATGTGTGGTCCTCAGTGTATTTTCTTTAAATGTCAGATGTCAGAGACctgctgatacagtatgtagGCTACTCGGATGAGTTATTTCACAAGCTTCAGGAAGAGGCTTTCAGACTTTTCCCAGGGACCGAACACTGTTCACGTAACAACTCATGCAAGCGTGTCAGAGTATCTTAATATGTGCAAAAAATATGATTAGATGTTATGAATCATATATAGATGTTATTAAATCTGTGGTTATTTTCTCTCCACCAGGATTTTCTAAGTCGAtatagaagtaaaaaaataaaatagaaggCATTTCAATGGTTTTATCATTTTTGTTAACTCACTGATATtgatatttttaatattgtatTCCTGCAAAGGGATATTTTGCATCCTGCCAGATGTATTTGGATGGTTGCAAGAGATGTAACAtcacagcttttattttctatgtGACTTGAGTTACCGTCCCATCATACAATAATGCTTTAACCGCAAGAGATCCCACACTGAACATTACTTCAGATTATACAGT from Conger conger chromosome 12, fConCon1.1, whole genome shotgun sequence includes the following:
- the sgtb gene encoding small glutamine-rich tetratricopeptide repeat-containing protein beta produces the protein MAVEKRLAFSIVQFLRDQTHCGALNSDEQESLEVAIQCLETTFKINSSDSHLAVPQPLTEIFLNSILKNDNLSIPEISPSAEDTERAEQLKNEGNNHMKEENYSSAVECYTKAIDLDRRNAVYYCNRAAAHSKLGNYTEATGDCERAIGIDPTYSKAYGRMGLALTAMNKYPEAITYFKKALVLDPENDTYKSNLKIAEQKQKEASSPTATGLGFDMASLINNPAFISMAASVMQNQQVQQLMSGMMSNAVGGPAAGVGGLSDISSLIEAGQQFAQQIQQQNPELIEQLRNHIRSRSFSGSAEEHS